Proteins encoded within one genomic window of Kibdelosporangium phytohabitans:
- a CDS encoding 6-pyruvoyl trahydropterin synthase family protein, which produces MFSITVRDHVMVAHSFRGEVFGPAQRLHGATFLVDATFHRAELDDDNIVVDIGLATEQLKDVLAPLNYRNLDDEPEFDGVNTSTEFLAKVIADRLAGRIGDGRLGDGARGLSEITVTLHESHVAWASYRRAVG; this is translated from the coding sequence GTGTTCAGCATCACCGTCCGCGATCACGTCATGGTCGCCCACAGCTTCCGTGGCGAGGTCTTCGGACCCGCACAGCGGCTGCACGGCGCGACGTTCCTCGTGGACGCCACGTTCCACCGCGCCGAGCTCGATGACGACAACATCGTCGTCGACATCGGACTGGCCACCGAGCAGCTCAAGGACGTGCTCGCGCCGCTCAACTACCGCAACCTCGACGACGAGCCGGAGTTCGATGGCGTCAACACGTCCACCGAGTTCCTGGCCAAGGTGATCGCCGACCGGCTGGCCGGGCGGATCGGCGACGGCAGGCTCGGCGACGGCGCGCGCGGGCTGTCGGAGATCACGGTCACACTGCACGAGTCGCATGTGGCGTGGGCCAGCTACCGGCGCGCGGTGGGATGA